The genome window CTATTTCCATTTCTTGCATAAGTCCTCCTTTAATCGAATAAATCAACAATATCTTTTGGCAAATCAAGCTGATTAGAATAATAAAAATACTTAGCTAAAACTAAAATTCCTATATAAAATTCTATTTTTTCATCTAAAAATTGCTCTATGTAAGCATGGGCATTTTGTATGATTTCCTTTGCTCTATGTGGATTAGCTAAATAATAATCAAGTAAAGTTTCTACATTTTCATAATCATCATCAATCAAAGCAAAATGCTCATTTGGAACTAGCTTTCCTTCCATAAACCAAGTTTCATAACGCATTTTTGATGCTAAAACTAAAGAATTTGTTTTCATAGCCCACTTTAAGTTACTTGCTACATCATTACCCTCTAATGAAAGTAAAAATTTAAATTGGGTTTGATAGGCTCTACTAATTTTAAAATTTAAATTTTTAATCCATTTTTCAGCTTGAATTTTTCTACCGCCAACATGAGCAATATCACAACGAGGATTATCAAAATACTTTTCAAAAAATTTAATACGATGAGGCTGATAAATCGCGCCTCTAAAAAAAAGCAAGTCTTTTTTATCTTCAAATTGATTTTTATCTTGTATAAAATCAAAATGTCTGTTTTTATCTAATTTTAAAATGATGTTATTAAAACCATTTTTAACTGGTCTTGATTTAGCTATGCTTGGATATTTAAGATTATAACTAATATCCCCAAAACCCTTAATCCATAAAAAATCATCATTAAAATACTTGCTAATTGCATAAGCATCATAAGCATAGGAAGTTTTTTTAAAAGGAAATTTTCCTATTTTTTCGTAATTTTCAAATTTTTTTATATCAAAAAAATCATTTTGCAGATTGTAATAATTTAAACGAGTAGTTATATTATCTATATTTTTTGAATTTAAAATTTCTTTTAAAATATTTTGTAATTGATTTTGATAAATTTTTCTAGATATAAAACTTTTAGCTATACCTTTTACATTCATCATAAATCTAGAATCTGCCATTTTTCTTCCGTTTTGATATTAAAATAATATAAATTTTATCACAAGATTTCATTTACAAGACTTAAAATTTTAGTTTATTTAAAAACAAAAATGTTAAAATCACAAAAATCACAAACTAACTGGGTAAAAAATGAAAATACAAGAATTTATTTTAAACTTTATTTTTAAAGTTTCAAACCAACCTGTTAATTTAAAGGATTTACTAGAAGCAAATGCTTTACTTAATGAAGGCATGATGATAGATCCTGCGAAATTAAATTTTAAATTTAAGGTGTTTAATTCTTATCTTATTTATGCATTTTTTTGTGCTTTAATTATCATTCCTCTAATTTTAATTACACATTATTTTTTAACAATTATTGATTTTCATATTAGTATTTTAAGTGCTATTTTTGTCACTGCTTGTGTTTTTATTGGCTATGATATTTTTAAAATTTATACTAGGAAAATCATTAGCAAAAGATTATTAAAAAAAGCTTGGGCTTTGCATTTTCCATACTTTGCTTATGAAAAATACTCAAAAATAGCAGAAAATATTTATAATCAAGCTATTAAAGAAGAAATTCCAAAAAATCAACTCGAGCAATATGTTTTAGAAAAAATCATTCAAACACAAGATTAATCTAAAAAGTCTAAAACTTGATTTTGAAAATACAGCGCTTCAAGCTGCCTTTTAAGCTCTTTATTTTCTTCGTCTAAAACAAGCTCTTGTGATCTTAAATCTGCTATATCTCTACTTACATAATAAATTTGATTTCTGATGTAAATTTGGGGGAAAAATATCAATAAAGCAAATGCTATCATCAAACCTGCATATAATAAATTCTTAGGACTTAAATTTTTATTTTCCTCGCTTACTATGCTGTCTAAAAGCTCGTATTTATCCTCTTGATTATATTCTTGGTTTTCTTCAAATCTTACTTTTTCTTCTAAAATTTTTTGTTCTTGTTTAGCTAATTTTTCTTTTTCTTTTAATTCTTCTTGAGCTTTTCTTATTTTTTCTTGTTCGATTTTTTTTTGTTCTTTTAATTCTTGCTTGAGTTTAGCCTTTTCTTTTCTTTTTTCTTTTAAATCTTGAAATTTTGAAGCGACAAAAACATTGCTTTGAGTAAGAATTTTAGATATTTGAATAGAATCTTTATTTTCTTGCTTTTTTTCTGTTTTTTTTACTTCTTGTGGTGATTTGCTACTTTTAAGCGTTTTAGAATTTGCAATATTTTTTTTATCAAATTTTTCTTTTTGTTTTTTGAGAAAATTAAGTTGAAGCTTGAAAGGCTTTTTTTCTTCTAATTTAACATTAATCAAATCCTCTTTTAAATAAATAGCGGATTGTTTTTTGGGTTTTTCTTCATATTCTTCATCAAAATCTGTAAATTTAGGTCTTTTCTTACGCTGTATTCTATTTTTTAATATACGATCACTTTCATTAAAATTTTGCTCATATTCTTCATAAGGCCTACCTTCTTTTATAGCCCTAGAATATTTCAACATTTTTTCACGTATATTTTGTTTTTCTTTCAGAAAATCATCTTCAACCATTATTTACCTAAAATAAAAAATTCTCATTTTTGCACAACTTGATCTACTATTATAACCTATTTCTTCTTTAGAGGCACTTATAGCTTTTTTACTTAAAATTTTCCCAAGACTATGATTTTTGCCACATTCACATTTTATAGCTCTTTCATCACAAATACAGTCTTTTTCCCATCTTTTAAAAGTATTTTTTACCATTCTATCTTCTAAAGAATGGAAACTAATAATAACTAATTTGCAATCTTTTAATTTTGCTTTTTCTATATTTTCAAGCAAGGATTTTAACTCGCCAAGTTCGTTATTTACTTCTATACGCAATGCCTGAAACACAAGCAAAGCCAAAGACACATTGCGCCCTTTTAATTTAGCACTTCCTATAATTTGACTTAATTCTTTTGCACTTGTAATCTCTTTTTGACTTCTTGTATTGATGATTTTTTGAGCAAGCATTGAAGCAACAGGTGCTAAATCTCCATAGTCTTTAAAAATTTGCTCCAAAGCTTCCTTACTATAAGAATTCACCACTTCTTTAGCGCTTAAAGGATTATTTTGATCCATTCTCATATCTAAAAAATCAGAATTTAGTGAAAAACCTCTATCATTTTTATCAAGCTGTAAAGAAGACACGCCAATATCAGCTAAAATTCCTCTTAAGTTTTGCGTTGGAATTTGAGTTAATATATCTTTAAAACCTATATGGTTAAAACTTACCCTATCTTGAAAATTTTTTAAAAATTCTTTAGAAAAATTTAAAGCTTCTAAATCCTTATCGCAAGCAATTAGTCTTAGTTTCTCATGAGCTTGTAATAATGCTTTAGAATGTCCTCCATAACCCAAAGTACAATCTAAAAAATCTCCAGTATCAAAATCATCAAAAGCATCTAAAACTTCTTGCAATAAAACAGGAATATGTGGACTTTGCAAAATGAACCTTTAAAATATTTTTTAGTATAATATCTTAGTTAAGTTTAAAACAAGGTTTTTGATGAATAAAGAAAATATCATTTCTCAAATTAAAATACTTTCTACTTCAATGTTTAAAAAAAATTTTTTTGGAATTTGTCACGGCTCTGTTTCAGCTAAATTATCTCAAGGATCATTTATTATCAATAAAAACAATGCGTTTTTAAATCAACTAGATGAAAAAAATCTAAGTATTTTAAAATTTGCAAAAGATTATAGCTGGGATGAAGCTAGCAGTGATTCTGAAATCCATAAAAGTATATATGAAAACATACCTGAAGCTAAATTTATATGTTTTGCCTGTCCAGCTTATACCTTATCCATGAGTTTAAATCATGATTTTATAACACCTCAAGATTATTTTGGTGAAATTTTTTTAGAAGAAATTCGTGTTTATAATCCTAAAAGCTATGAAGACTGGGAGGATAGATCGCAAACTGAAATTTATCGCTATATGTTAGAGCAAAAACAAAATTTTGTTGTTGTAAAAGGTTATGGTATCTTTGCTTATGGTAGAACAAGTTATGAATTAGGCAAAATTATAGATTTAATTGAAAATTCTTGTAAAATTATCCATTTAGCTGAAACAAATTTATCATAATCTTTTAAAATTAATTTTTTATTAATCACAAATTACCTATAATTTATGGTTTAATTTATTTAATTATGGATTGGGGTTAAAATGCTCACTTGGATGCAGCATCATAAAAAATATTTAGTTGTAACTATTTGGATTAGTGTTATTGCTTTTGTTGGAGCAGGTTTTGTTGGTTGGGGAAGTTATGATTTTAACACCGATAGATCAAATTCTGTTGCAAAAGTAGGCGATGAAAAAATCAGTTATGATGAGTTTAATCTTAAATATTCTCAACTATTTGGCTATTATTCTCAGCTAAACAATGGCAATTACACACAAGAACAGGCACAAAAAGATGGCTTAGACATCCAAGCTATCAATGAGCTTATACAAGAAAAACTATTACTTTCTTATGCTAAAACCTTAGGTTTGAATGTAAGCGAGGAAGAGATTGCTTATGATTTAGCACATCAAAAAATCTTTCATAATGCTTCAGGTGTTTTTGACAAAAATTTATACTATAATCTGCTTGCAAGAAACAACTATACACCAAAAACTTATGAAAAAATCATTCACGATGAGTTATTACTTAAAAAAATCAATGCTATTTTAAATTTACAAATCAAACCAAATGAACTTGATATGTTTGGTGCAAGTTTTTTAATGCAAGATAGTTTAAAAGTTCAAGCTATAAAACTTGACAATAAAAACATAACAATTGATGAAAAAGAGTTAAAACAAACTTGGGAGAAAAATAAAGAGCTTTATAAAACACAAAAAAGCTACGAACTTGCAACTTATTTTTTAAACCCAGATATAATTAAAGTTGATGACAAAGAAATCCAAGCTTACTATGAAGAAAATAAAAATGATTATAAAGATTTTGCGGGGAAAATTCTAAGCTTAGAACAAAGCAAAGATAAAGTTATCAAAGACTTAAAACTTTCTAAACTTAAACTTAAAGCCAATGAAAGCTATGTAGCTTTAAGAAAAAATGAGCTTAGTTTTGATAAAAATATCACAATCGGCGATGCTGATATTTATTATCCTTTGGAAAATATACAAAAAGCTAAAGAAAATGATTTTATTAAGCCTTTTAAATTTGAAAATGGCTATATGGTTGCAAAAGTTATAAAAATAAATCCTATACAAACTATGACTTTTGAGCAGGCTAAAAACGAGGTAAGTAAACTTTATCTCAAAGAAAAAACCAAAACCTTATTAGAAGAAAAAGCAAAACTTGCCTTAGATAATTTCCAAGGTATAGACATAGGAACTTATAGTCGCGATTCAAACAAAAATACAAAAGTAGGTGATATGATGAATGATACTGAATTTAGCGAGTTTTTAATGCATGTATTTGACTCAAACAAAGCTAAATCTTATGTATTGTTTGATGATAAAGCAATAGTTTATGAAATTACAAAGCAAACTTTAGAAAATAAAAATAAGGAAGAAATTTACAAATTTATCATAGAGCAAAGCGCTAAACAAACCAAACAAGCTTTGCTTAAGGAAGAGTTATTAAAAAAACTTATAGAATTATATCCAATTCAACGCTATTACAAAGGAAATACAAATTGAATATTTTAGGAATTGATTTAGGCTCAATACAAACTTGTGCCATATTAGCACAAAAAAGCGAAGAAGGACTCAAAATCATTGGTTTTGGAAAATCAAAATCAAATGGTATAAAAAAAGGAGCAATTACTAATATAGAACTTGCTTCGAAATCCATAGAAGAAGCAGTAGCCGATGCACAAATGATGTCAGGCGTGCATTATGATAAAGTAATTGTATCAATTTCAGGTGCTTATGCAAAAAGTGTGGATAGTATAGGTGTAGTTAATATACCAAATCATGAAATAGGTATTAAAGAAATTCACAGAGCAGTGAGTACAGCAAAGCATACTGCAAATATTCCTAGTGGTTATGAAATCATTCATGTATTGCCTTATAATTTCAAAGTCAATGATCTTGAACATGTAGAAGATCCTTTAGGAATGAGCGGAAATCGCCTTGAAGTTTCAACACATATTGTAATCTCACAAGAAGTGCATATAAAAAATCTAAAAAAAGCAGTTGAGCTTGCTGATCTTAGAGTAGATAATATCGTTCTTTCAGGTTATGCTTCTTCTATTGCATGTTTTGATGATAGCGAAAAAGAATTAGGTGCTATTTTAATCGATATGGGTGGAGCAGTTTGTGATATGGTCATTCATGCGGGTAATTCTATACGCTATAATGAATGCCTACAAATTGGATCAGTAAATATCACTAATGACTTATCTATAGCTTTACATACTCCACCAAAAGAAGCAGAAAAATTAAAACTAAACTACGCTTCTTTAGCGCAAAATGAAAATTCTATCATACAAATACCATATATGGGTGATGAAAAAAGAAAAAATGAAGTTTCAGTAGAAGTTATATCTAATGTTATTTATGCAAGAATTGAAGAAACTATTATTATTTTAGCTAAAATGCTAAGTGATAATGCTTGTGCAAATCAAGCAGGAGCAGGTATAGTATTAACAGGTGGAATGACAAAATTTGCAGGACTTGACAAACTTGCTTCAGCTTATTTTGATAATAAAGCTGTTAGAATAGCGACCGCAAAAAAAGATACTATGGATGGCTTTAAAGAAATTTTTGAAGATGCGGAAAATAGCTGTGCTATAGGTCTTTGCTTATATGGTGGTGGACATTTTACTCCTTATGAATTAGACTCTAATGAGAAACTAAGATACAAAGGAGAACCTGAATTTATCAATAAGCAGATAAAACAAAATCTCACCATAGAAGAGCACGAAGAAGAAAATAAAGATTTTGAAGAAATTTTCCAAGATCAAAAAGACTTTGAAGAGGAAAAAACAGAATTAGCAAAAGCTGAAACCAAAAAAGATAAAAAATCAGGTTTTATGCATAAATTTTGGAATAAATTAATAAACCAGTTCTAATAGGAGACACAATGAGCGAATATCTAGTAGAAGAAATGCAACACGCAAAAGGTGCAAAAATAAAAGTCATAGGTTGCGGTGGCGGTGGCGGTAATATGATAGATCATATGGTAAATATGGGTTTACATGATCTTGATCTTATTTCAGCAAATACTGATGCACAAGCCATAGCTAAATCTTTAGCAAAAACTAGAATTCAACTAGGTGAGAAAAAAACCAAAGGTTTAGGTGCTGGAATGCAACCAGAAATTGGAGCAGAAAGCGCAAGAGAAAGTTTCGAAGAAGTAAAAGCTGCTTTAAGTCAAAGCGATATAGTATTTATTTCAGCAGGACTTGGCGGTGGAACTGGCACAGGTGCAGCTCCTGTTGTAGCACAAGCTGCTAAAGAAGTAGGTGCATTAACTGTTTCAGTTGTGACCATGCCTTTTGCATTTGAAGGAAAACAAAGAAAAAAATTAGCCGAAGCTGGCTTGGCTGAATTAAAAAAAGAAAGTGATTCTATCATTGTAATCCAAAATGAAAAACTTCTTAGCATACTTCCAAAAAAAGCAGGTATAAAAGAAGCATTTAAACTAGTAGATGATATCTTAGCTAGAGCTGTTAGGGGTATGGTGTCTATCCTTTTAGAAGATGGCGATATTAATGTTGACTTTGCTGATGTTAGAACTGTTATGAGCCATAGAGGTTTAGCTTTAATGGGCGTAGGTCATGGAGAAGGCGAAAATGCCATTATGGATGCACTATCAAGTGCTATAGAATCTCCATTATTAGATGGTATGACTATGAAAGGCGTTAAAGGCGTAATTATCCATTATAAAATTGGTCCTGAATGCTCATTGATAGAAATTTCACAAGCTACTCAAAGCATTAGCGATATAGCAGATGAAAATGCAAAAGTAATCTTTGGTGCAACTACTGATGAAAGTATGGGGGATCGCGTTGAAGTTACTATCATTGCTACAGGTTTTGAAGATAAAGCTGAAATAGAAAGTGCTAAAGAACAAGAAGAAAGTAAAAAAAATAGCTATATGAATTTACGCAAAGCTAGCGGTGGATTTGATGAGGAAGTAATTTCTCAGCTTGATGTTCCTGCTTTCTTACGTCGCCAAATGGATTAATTTTTAGTAAAAATCCTTATATGAATTCTTCATTATTATGTGATTTTTACGAACTAAGTATGGCTTATGCTTATTTTAAACAAAATATGCATAAGCAAATTGTTTATTTTGAAGTTTTTTTTAGAAAAGCTCCTGATAATGCTTCTTATGCTGTTTTTTGTGGATTAGAACAAATTATAAATCATATTAACCATTTTTCTTTCTCTAAAGATGACATAGATTTTTTGAAAAATACTCAAAAATTTGATGATGATTTTTTAAACTATCTTTCAACTTTAAATTTTAGCGGGGATATACTAAGTGTCCAAGAAGGTGAATGTGTTTTTGCTAATACACCTTTAATGATCATAAAAGCACCTATAATTGAGGCTTTATTATTAGAAACTTTCATACTTTTAACCCTAAATCATCAATGCTTAATTGCTACTAAAGCCAGCAGAATTACTCAAACTGCAAAAGAAAAATTGCTTTTAGAATTTGGCTCTCGTAGAGCTCATGGGGAAAGCGCAGCTTTAAATGGTGCTAGAGCTGCTTTTATAGGTGGTTTTCATGCAAGTGCTTGTACTTTAGCTGGAAAAAAATTCAATATTCCTATTAGCGGAACCATGTCTCATGCTTGGGTACAAATGTTTGATGATGAGCTAAGTGCTTTTAGAGCATATTGTCAAATTTATAAAGATAATATAAGTCTTTTGATTGATACATATGGTTATAAAAAAGGTATTGAAAATGCTATTTTAGTTTTTAATGAGTTAAATGCGCAAG of Campylobacter lari contains these proteins:
- a CDS encoding glycosyl transferase family 90 — encoded protein: MADSRFMMNVKGIAKSFISRKIYQNQLQNILKEILNSKNIDNITTRLNYYNLQNDFFDIKKFENYEKIGKFPFKKTSYAYDAYAISKYFNDDFLWIKGFGDISYNLKYPSIAKSRPVKNGFNNIILKLDKNRHFDFIQDKNQFEDKKDLLFFRGAIYQPHRIKFFEKYFDNPRCDIAHVGGRKIQAEKWIKNLNFKISRAYQTQFKFLLSLEGNDVASNLKWAMKTNSLVLASKMRYETWFMEGKLVPNEHFALIDDDYENVETLLDYYLANPHRAKEIIQNAHAYIEQFLDEKIEFYIGILVLAKYFYYSNQLDLPKDIVDLFD
- the rsmH gene encoding 16S rRNA (cytosine(1402)-N(4))-methyltransferase RsmH: MQSPHIPVLLQEVLDAFDDFDTGDFLDCTLGYGGHSKALLQAHEKLRLIACDKDLEALNFSKEFLKNFQDRVSFNHIGFKDILTQIPTQNLRGILADIGVSSLQLDKNDRGFSLNSDFLDMRMDQNNPLSAKEVVNSYSKEALEQIFKDYGDLAPVASMLAQKIINTRSQKEITSAKELSQIIGSAKLKGRNVSLALLVFQALRIEVNNELGELKSLLENIEKAKLKDCKLVIISFHSLEDRMVKNTFKRWEKDCICDERAIKCECGKNHSLGKILSKKAISASKEEIGYNSRSSCAKMRIFYFR
- a CDS encoding class II aldolase and adducin N-terminal domain-containing protein is translated as MNKENIISQIKILSTSMFKKNFFGICHGSVSAKLSQGSFIINKNNAFLNQLDEKNLSILKFAKDYSWDEASSDSEIHKSIYENIPEAKFICFACPAYTLSMSLNHDFITPQDYFGEIFLEEIRVYNPKSYEDWEDRSQTEIYRYMLEQKQNFVVVKGYGIFAYGRTSYELGKIIDLIENSCKIIHLAETNLS
- a CDS encoding peptidylprolyl isomerase translates to MLTWMQHHKKYLVVTIWISVIAFVGAGFVGWGSYDFNTDRSNSVAKVGDEKISYDEFNLKYSQLFGYYSQLNNGNYTQEQAQKDGLDIQAINELIQEKLLLSYAKTLGLNVSEEEIAYDLAHQKIFHNASGVFDKNLYYNLLARNNYTPKTYEKIIHDELLLKKINAILNLQIKPNELDMFGASFLMQDSLKVQAIKLDNKNITIDEKELKQTWEKNKELYKTQKSYELATYFLNPDIIKVDDKEIQAYYEENKNDYKDFAGKILSLEQSKDKVIKDLKLSKLKLKANESYVALRKNELSFDKNITIGDADIYYPLENIQKAKENDFIKPFKFENGYMVAKVIKINPIQTMTFEQAKNEVSKLYLKEKTKTLLEEKAKLALDNFQGIDIGTYSRDSNKNTKVGDMMNDTEFSEFLMHVFDSNKAKSYVLFDDKAIVYEITKQTLENKNKEEIYKFIIEQSAKQTKQALLKEELLKKLIELYPIQRYYKGNTN
- the ftsA gene encoding cell division protein FtsA translates to MNILGIDLGSIQTCAILAQKSEEGLKIIGFGKSKSNGIKKGAITNIELASKSIEEAVADAQMMSGVHYDKVIVSISGAYAKSVDSIGVVNIPNHEIGIKEIHRAVSTAKHTANIPSGYEIIHVLPYNFKVNDLEHVEDPLGMSGNRLEVSTHIVISQEVHIKNLKKAVELADLRVDNIVLSGYASSIACFDDSEKELGAILIDMGGAVCDMVIHAGNSIRYNECLQIGSVNITNDLSIALHTPPKEAEKLKLNYASLAQNENSIIQIPYMGDEKRKNEVSVEVISNVIYARIEETIIILAKMLSDNACANQAGAGIVLTGGMTKFAGLDKLASAYFDNKAVRIATAKKDTMDGFKEIFEDAENSCAIGLCLYGGGHFTPYELDSNEKLRYKGEPEFINKQIKQNLTIEEHEEENKDFEEIFQDQKDFEEEKTELAKAETKKDKKSGFMHKFWNKLINQF
- the ftsZ gene encoding cell division protein FtsZ → MSEYLVEEMQHAKGAKIKVIGCGGGGGNMIDHMVNMGLHDLDLISANTDAQAIAKSLAKTRIQLGEKKTKGLGAGMQPEIGAESARESFEEVKAALSQSDIVFISAGLGGGTGTGAAPVVAQAAKEVGALTVSVVTMPFAFEGKQRKKLAEAGLAELKKESDSIIVIQNEKLLSILPKKAGIKEAFKLVDDILARAVRGMVSILLEDGDINVDFADVRTVMSHRGLALMGVGHGEGENAIMDALSSAIESPLLDGMTMKGVKGVIIHYKIGPECSLIEISQATQSISDIADENAKVIFGATTDESMGDRVEVTIIATGFEDKAEIESAKEQEESKKNSYMNLRKASGGFDEEVISQLDVPAFLRRQMD
- a CDS encoding nicotinate phosphoribosyltransferase, whose protein sequence is MNSSLLCDFYELSMAYAYFKQNMHKQIVYFEVFFRKAPDNASYAVFCGLEQIINHINHFSFSKDDIDFLKNTQKFDDDFLNYLSTLNFSGDILSVQEGECVFANTPLMIIKAPIIEALLLETFILLTLNHQCLIATKASRITQTAKEKLLLEFGSRRAHGESAALNGARAAFIGGFHASACTLAGKKFNIPISGTMSHAWVQMFDDELSAFRAYCQIYKDNISLLIDTYGYKKGIENAILVFNELNAQDSMFNYSIRIDSGDLLKISKYIRKKLDLAGLKKCKIIASNALDEFILEKLLKNKAPIDAFGVGEKLITSASSPVFGAVYKLVALEKNNQIIPKIKISASSSKTTLPHVKKLIRYYKENKASFDVLYTHDENIKNYQGYTYKNLHEIIFKDGKLVYELPNLKNIKKYHKKSLDSLNFKLKKLQNSSIYKVKISKKLQNAQKTYLEKN